In the genome of Propionispora hippei DSM 15287, the window TTTGCCGCCTTCCTTTTGTTTACTATTAAAGACGCAACGGCATGGATTTTCATTCCTTTTATTGCTTATGTTTTACTGGGTATTCTCAATACTCTTTTTAGTTTGTTTGATACTTGTACGGCATAATATACCTCGTGCACAGTATATTCGGATACTTGTTTTTGGATTGGGGTATATTATTTGTAAATAAAGTGTCTAACAATAGGGGACTGGGGAAGCTATTGTGCCACTAATTATCGGTTATCTGATAATTAGCATTTTGTGTGTTTTCCTGGAATCCTTTTAAAAACAGGTTTTTTAGAAGGAGTAACATTAGAATGAACTATATTTTGGATTACATAATGGTTCCCATACAACTTATTATCGTCTTTTTCACGGTATACTATTTTGTGATTGCATTTTTTGGTATGTGGAAAAGGAAGGAAGAAAAAATTCTTACTCCCCAAAAAACATTTGCTGTCGTAGTTGCTGCCCATAATGAGGAGCAGGTTATTGGACAACTGGTTGAAAATTTGCATGTGCTTAACTATCCTAACGAACTATATGATATCTTCGTAGTTGCCGATAACTGTAATGATAAAACAGCTCAAATTGCCCGTAACGCAGGTGCCAATGTTCATGAACGGTTTAATTTGGAGGAACGGGGCAAGGGTTTTGCCATGGAATGGATGTTTGCCAAGCTGTTCCGACTCGAACGGAAATATGATGGCGTTGTTATCTTCGATGCCGATAATCTGGTTCATCCCGATTTCTTATTGGAAATGAATAACCGCCTGTGTAAAGGCGAGCGGGTCATTCAGGGTTATTTGGATGCAAAAAATCCTAATGATACCTGGATTGCCGGCACTTTTGCCATTTCATTCTGGGTGGTTAACCATATCTGGCATCTAGCTAAGTATAATATCGGATTATCCAGTGTTTTAGGCGGGACAGGAATGTGTATTGCATCAGAAGTTCTGGAAGAGCACGGTTGGGGAGCCACCTGTCTGACAGAGGACATGGAGTTTACCATGAAAGCGTTGCTGAAGGGAATTCCTACCACGTGGGCTCATGACGCCATTGTCTATGACGAAAAACCACTGACCTTTAAACAAGCATGGAATCAGCGTAAGCGGTGGGCACAGGGGCATTTTGACGTAGCCGGCCGTTACATTCCACAATTATTGGTTGAGGGGATAAAACAACAAAATGTCCGGTTGCTGGATGGAATTATTCATTTGATACAACCGTATTTTTTAATACTCTCTACTTTGTTTATTTTATCGAATTATGTTTATCATTATGTTCCATTTTATACGAACATTTTGTATATGATATTACCAATCGAGGTTTGGACGGCAATTGCTATCGGACAATATATCTTCCCGGTTATTGTTTTGGCTAAAATACGGGCCAGTTGGAAGTGCTGGCTTTATTTGATTATGTATCCTATATTTATTTACAGTTGGATTCCGATTACATTTCTTGGTTTTATTCATCGCAATGAACGTGTATGGAGTCATACTCAGCATACACGCAGCATGAGTTACAAGGACATGCTGCTGCCGGACACGCGGGAAGAGTTTGCTAAGGAAGAACTGCTGGGAAAACAGGCGGTTAAATAAAAGCGAATAAGAAGTATGGCAAAAGGTGAGTTTTCTAACTCATCTTTTTTCAATCGTTTTTCGGTATAGTTTGATTCTGTAAATAATATTTTTGTTTAAAGAAAGGAAGTTGCCCATGTTT includes:
- a CDS encoding glycosyltransferase family 2 protein, yielding MNYILDYIMVPIQLIIVFFTVYYFVIAFFGMWKRKEEKILTPQKTFAVVVAAHNEEQVIGQLVENLHVLNYPNELYDIFVVADNCNDKTAQIARNAGANVHERFNLEERGKGFAMEWMFAKLFRLERKYDGVVIFDADNLVHPDFLLEMNNRLCKGERVIQGYLDAKNPNDTWIAGTFAISFWVVNHIWHLAKYNIGLSSVLGGTGMCIASEVLEEHGWGATCLTEDMEFTMKALLKGIPTTWAHDAIVYDEKPLTFKQAWNQRKRWAQGHFDVAGRYIPQLLVEGIKQQNVRLLDGIIHLIQPYFLILSTLFILSNYVYHYVPFYTNILYMILPIEVWTAIAIGQYIFPVIVLAKIRASWKCWLYLIMYPIFIYSWIPITFLGFIHRNERVWSHTQHTRSMSYKDMLLPDTREEFAKEELLGKQAVK